One genomic segment of Thermoplasmata archaeon includes these proteins:
- a CDS encoding DUF99 family protein, with protein MKKFVRAVGIDDAPFKFTQDSCEVFFAVVRAQNYIEGMFRTTVEVDGLDATERIISRLKNTRFFEQLDVIFLDGCTVAGFNVVEIEVIHRTTGLPVITVTRKKPDLAEIERTLKQKFDDWEHRMAIISKMKLHCVEAVRKPVYVGIAGTDLASAKLFLKRFTVQGSIPEPIRIAHMLGSLSVMGETRGRS; from the coding sequence AAGATTCATGCGAAGTTTTTTTCGCAGTTGTCAGGGCCCAAAACTACATAGAGGGGATGTTCCGCACCACGGTTGAAGTTGATGGACTGGATGCCACGGAAAGAATTATCTCACGCTTAAAAAACACAAGATTTTTTGAGCAACTGGATGTAATTTTTCTTGATGGATGTACAGTTGCTGGTTTCAATGTTGTGGAAATTGAAGTAATTCACAGAACAACTGGTTTACCTGTAATTACTGTGACAAGAAAGAAACCGGATTTGGCGGAGATTGAAAGGACATTAAAACAGAAATTTGATGACTGGGAACATAGAATGGCCATAATTTCAAAAATGAAACTGCATTGTGTTGAAGCTGTGCGAAAGCCAGTTTATGTGGGAATTGCAGGCACTGATTTGGCCTCAGCCAAACTGTTTCTGAAGCGTTTCACAGTGCAGGGCTCAATTCCAGAACCAATAAGAATTGCCCACATGCTCGGCTCCCTTTCTGTAATGGGCGAGACACGAGGAAGGAGCTAA